The Pseudobythopirellula maris genome has a window encoding:
- a CDS encoding cation diffusion facilitator family transporter — MPDNASDKAYLRQQLRRGRWVELVSLAYNLIEVGISLTAGFLTGSSALVSWGVDSIVEANSAAFMIWRLRGEEKGISQQNVLRRKKVALGVLSGAFAIAAIFILYEAISKLISGNTASWSWWGMGILLTSVVVNPLLAWGKYYYGRETASPSLKYDAIDTMICEYQTIVVLAGIGLVQWQGWWWADPAAALLIVPYIAWNAFHAGRDAWTVQTENPM; from the coding sequence ATGCCGGATAACGCTTCCGATAAAGCTTACCTACGGCAGCAGTTGCGTCGCGGACGCTGGGTTGAATTGGTGAGCTTGGCGTACAACCTCATAGAAGTTGGCATCTCGCTCACGGCTGGCTTTCTAACAGGAAGCTCAGCACTGGTAAGTTGGGGAGTCGATAGCATCGTTGAGGCGAACTCAGCGGCTTTTATGATCTGGCGCCTTCGCGGAGAGGAAAAAGGAATCAGTCAGCAAAACGTCCTGAGACGCAAAAAGGTTGCACTAGGGGTCTTGTCCGGAGCCTTCGCTATCGCAGCCATATTCATTCTCTACGAAGCGATCAGCAAGCTGATTAGTGGAAACACAGCCAGTTGGTCTTGGTGGGGGATGGGCATTCTGCTGACGTCGGTCGTCGTGAATCCATTGTTGGCTTGGGGAAAGTACTACTACGGCAGAGAGACCGCCTCTCCATCACTCAAGTACGACGCCATCGACACCATGATCTGTGAGTATCAGACGATTGTGGTGCTGGCCGGAATTGGACTGGTGCAGTGGCAAGGGTGGTGGTGGGCTGATCCTGCGGCGGCTCTGTTGATAGTTCCCTATATCGCCTGGAATGCGTTCCATGCTGGTCGAGATGCGTGGACCGTGCAGACAGAGAATCCGATGTAA
- a CDS encoding efflux RND transporter permease subunit — protein sequence MLNAIIRFSLHNRLLVVAAALLLLGYGGWQATQLPIDVFPNLNRPRVVVMTEAHGLAPEEVETLVTFPIETVLNGATGVQAVRTSSGIGLSVVYVEFDWGTNIYNDRQIVAERMALAGDVLPLDVSPQLMPISSIMGQIMIAGMTAGEETSPMELRTLADWVVRQRLLTIPGVSQVIVMGGDRKQFQVLVDPDLLLRYGVTLHEVKQAIADSNQNTAGGYLDEQGPNEFLVRSLGRVSSADEIGDIVVRQRGRQSITLSQIARITEGAQVKRGDSSAFARNAEGEMVGGRSVVLTILKQPQADTRAVTNLVTEALEEMSDSLPSDVRLLPELYQQKEFIDLAIENVVEALRDGAILVVIILFLFLMNIRTTLITLTAIPLSIVITAMVFAVFGLSVNTMTLGGLAVAIGELVDDAIVDVENIFRRLRENRNKEHPKHPLLVVFQASVEIRNSIVYGTLIVMIVFVPLFALSGMEGRLFSPLGVSYIVSIASSLLVSLTVTPVLSFWLLRGKVTEGEERDVLLLRGLKAIAEAVIRFSLRLSWPILAAAATAVVVSGWSVLRLESDFLPPFNEGAVQINVILPPGTSLAMSNEVAGRVEQRLAQIDDLVAFVRKTGRAELDEHAEGVNVSEFVATVDPNTARSREEVIEEISEALADIPGIVTAVEQPLAHLISHMLSGVKAQIAIKLFGDDLDELRRQAQGMEAAIKDVEGVRDLQVEQQVIIPQLRIEADGKKLKAFGLRRSDVNQFVETAMQGEVISQVLDGQRTFDLMVRLGEEFREDLDALKRLQIDLPDGGSVKLEDVARIYKAGGPNTVNREQVRRRIVVQCNVSGRGLVDVVGDIKERLEPIRAELPAGYFVEFSGQFESQQSASRMISILFVVSLLGMFLVLYKMFSSANLALQVMVALPMAFIGSVASLYLTGQTLTIASMVGFISLCGIASRNGILLINHYLHLVKYEGEGWTRDMVVRAGKDRLAPVLMTALTSGIGLVPLALSAGEPGKEILYPVATVIIGGLITSTLLEFLVRPALFWTTGMKAARAVLESSHEQVELIEEEELAA from the coding sequence GTGCTCAATGCAATCATTCGCTTCTCGTTGCACAACCGGCTGCTGGTAGTCGCCGCTGCCTTGCTGTTGCTGGGGTACGGAGGATGGCAGGCGACGCAGCTGCCTATTGACGTATTTCCCAACCTCAATCGTCCCCGCGTAGTCGTCATGACCGAAGCGCACGGTCTGGCGCCTGAAGAAGTCGAGACCTTGGTCACCTTCCCGATCGAGACCGTGTTGAACGGCGCCACGGGGGTGCAAGCGGTACGGACCTCATCAGGCATCGGCCTGTCGGTGGTCTACGTCGAGTTCGATTGGGGCACGAACATCTACAACGATCGGCAGATCGTCGCCGAACGGATGGCCCTGGCGGGCGACGTCCTCCCGCTCGACGTCTCCCCCCAATTGATGCCCATCTCCTCGATCATGGGCCAGATCATGATCGCCGGCATGACCGCCGGCGAAGAGACCTCGCCGATGGAGCTGCGCACCCTCGCCGACTGGGTCGTCAGGCAGCGGCTACTGACGATACCGGGTGTTTCCCAGGTGATTGTCATGGGCGGCGATCGCAAACAATTCCAGGTGCTCGTGGATCCTGATTTGTTGCTCCGCTACGGGGTGACGCTGCACGAAGTCAAGCAGGCGATCGCCGACAGCAACCAGAACACCGCTGGGGGCTACCTCGATGAGCAAGGCCCGAACGAGTTCCTCGTCCGTTCGCTTGGGCGTGTCTCGTCGGCCGACGAAATCGGTGACATCGTGGTCCGACAACGGGGACGTCAATCGATCACGCTCTCGCAGATCGCCCGCATCACCGAGGGGGCCCAGGTCAAACGGGGGGACAGCTCGGCGTTCGCTCGCAACGCGGAAGGAGAAATGGTGGGCGGCCGCTCGGTCGTGCTGACCATCCTCAAGCAACCCCAGGCCGATACTCGGGCGGTCACCAACCTGGTGACCGAGGCCTTGGAGGAGATGAGCGACTCGCTGCCCAGCGACGTACGGCTGCTGCCCGAACTCTACCAGCAGAAGGAGTTCATCGACCTCGCGATCGAGAATGTTGTCGAGGCGCTCCGTGACGGCGCGATTCTCGTCGTCATCATCCTCTTTTTGTTCCTGATGAATATCCGCACCACCTTGATCACGCTGACGGCTATCCCGCTGTCAATCGTGATCACGGCCATGGTCTTCGCCGTATTTGGGCTGTCGGTGAACACGATGACCCTCGGCGGGCTCGCCGTCGCCATTGGTGAACTCGTTGACGACGCGATCGTCGATGTTGAGAACATCTTCCGTCGCCTGCGTGAGAATCGGAACAAGGAGCACCCGAAGCACCCCTTGCTGGTCGTTTTTCAGGCGAGCGTCGAAATCCGCAATTCGATCGTCTACGGCACGCTGATCGTGATGATCGTCTTCGTGCCGCTCTTCGCACTCTCCGGTATGGAGGGCCGCCTCTTCTCCCCGCTGGGAGTGTCGTACATCGTCTCCATCGCCTCCTCGCTGTTGGTGTCTCTCACCGTGACGCCCGTGCTCAGCTTCTGGCTGCTACGCGGGAAAGTGACCGAAGGCGAAGAGCGGGACGTCCTGCTGTTGCGTGGCCTCAAAGCGATTGCCGAGGCCGTGATACGGTTCAGCTTGCGGCTCTCTTGGCCGATCCTAGCCGCCGCAGCGACCGCCGTCGTCGTCTCGGGTTGGTCCGTGCTGCGATTGGAGAGTGATTTCCTCCCGCCGTTCAATGAGGGCGCGGTCCAGATCAACGTCATCCTGCCGCCAGGCACATCACTAGCGATGTCCAACGAAGTTGCCGGTCGCGTTGAACAGCGGCTTGCGCAGATCGACGACCTCGTCGCCTTCGTGCGGAAAACGGGTCGGGCCGAACTGGATGAACATGCCGAGGGGGTCAACGTCTCGGAGTTCGTGGCAACCGTTGACCCAAACACGGCGCGCTCGCGCGAAGAAGTGATCGAAGAGATCAGCGAAGCACTGGCTGATATTCCCGGTATCGTCACCGCGGTCGAACAGCCCCTCGCCCACCTGATCTCCCACATGCTCTCTGGCGTGAAAGCCCAGATCGCCATCAAGCTCTTCGGAGACGATCTGGATGAGCTACGCCGGCAAGCCCAGGGCATGGAGGCCGCTATCAAGGACGTCGAGGGCGTCCGCGACCTGCAGGTCGAACAACAAGTCATCATCCCCCAGCTGCGTATCGAAGCGGACGGCAAGAAACTCAAGGCATTCGGACTACGGCGTAGCGACGTCAATCAGTTCGTCGAAACCGCGATGCAAGGGGAAGTCATCTCCCAAGTGCTCGACGGGCAACGCACGTTTGATCTGATGGTGCGTCTTGGAGAAGAGTTCCGAGAAGACCTGGATGCGCTCAAGCGGCTCCAGATCGACCTGCCCGATGGGGGGAGCGTGAAGCTCGAAGACGTGGCTCGCATCTACAAAGCGGGGGGACCCAACACGGTCAACCGTGAGCAAGTGCGTCGCAGGATCGTTGTCCAATGCAACGTGTCGGGCCGCGGGCTGGTCGATGTGGTCGGCGACATCAAAGAACGGCTCGAGCCGATCCGGGCGGAACTCCCAGCCGGCTACTTCGTCGAGTTCAGCGGCCAGTTCGAGAGCCAGCAGTCGGCGTCCAGGATGATCTCGATTCTCTTCGTGGTTTCTCTGCTGGGCATGTTCCTGGTGCTCTACAAGATGTTTAGTTCGGCCAACCTCGCCTTGCAAGTCATGGTCGCCCTGCCGATGGCGTTCATCGGAAGCGTCGCGTCGCTCTACCTGACCGGCCAGACGCTAACGATCGCTAGCATGGTCGGCTTCATTTCTTTGTGTGGCATTGCCTCTCGCAATGGCATCTTGCTGATCAACCACTACCTGCACCTCGTGAAATACGAGGGCGAGGGCTGGACCCGCGACATGGTCGTCCGTGCCGGCAAGGATCGCTTGGCCCCCGTCCTGATGACCGCCCTTACTTCCGGCATCGGATTGGTCCCGCTTGCGCTTTCGGCGGGAGAGCCGGGCAAAGAGATCCTCTACCCGGTCGCCACCGTCATCATCGGAGGACTCATCACAAGCACGCTCTTGGAGTTCTTGGTGCGACCGGCCCTGTTCTGGACGACGGGCATGAAAGCAGCCCGCGCCGTCTTGGAGTCCTCCCACGAGCAAGTCGAGCTGATTGAAGAGGAAGAACTCGCTGCGTAG
- a CDS encoding heavy metal translocating P-type ATPase: MHKKQIVLGVVLPGVPDLQDKCVQRITEQLGTKIGIDDAHSIEGDENRPNKLCIHFDPSILSLTDVRDITRRAGARLEARYGHAVRRIGAMHASKASAIESRLGRLDGVLEVVVSPGGTLRVEYDRQLISVDKIEDAVGEWSKQPGEKSDDHTGHSHEDEGHEKDHDHAGHGHAHGGIFGPRSELIFAVLCGVFLLAGWLLEMVTGATDWLPLVCYGAAYLFGGYYTVAEAIEKIRAGKFEIDFLMIVAAAGAATLGAWAEGALLLFLFSIGHALEGFAMGRAKRAIKALSELAPRTARVRRDGQKLEVAVEELRVGDIAIVKPDERLPADGFVVRGETSIDQAPITGESAPVDKLPVADRESAAADPEGVASDHRVFAGTINQAGAIEVQVTKTSAENTLARVVTMVNEAETRTSPTQKFTKRFERYFVPAVITTVVLLLFAPLVLDEAFSDSFYRAMAVLVAASPCALAIATPSAVLSGVARAARGGVLVKGGGPLESLGRLDAIAFDKTGTLTEGKPRMTDVRPADGVSKEELLRIAIAVEDLSKHPLAKAVVRDGKAKLGTERDGLSKAANLKSITGRGVQAEVDGRPVFIGKDELFSEVDGPSLPYPIRSTVESLESEGRTTMIVRYADRYLGVIGLMDTPRKAAKRTISRLRKLGIKRMIMISGDNQQVADAVAKAVGIDEARGDLMPEDKVDEIKKLNSDAGVAMVGDGVNDAPAMASASVGIAMGAAGSDVALETADVALMADNLDHLPLAIGLSRATRRIIRQNLWMSLGMVAFLVPATIFGLNIGPAVALHEGSTLVVVFNALRLLAYASPSTDGS; the protein is encoded by the coding sequence ATGCACAAGAAACAGATCGTACTCGGTGTAGTTCTCCCCGGTGTCCCCGATTTACAGGACAAGTGCGTCCAGCGGATTACGGAGCAACTTGGAACAAAGATCGGCATCGACGACGCCCACAGCATTGAGGGCGACGAGAACCGGCCCAACAAGCTTTGTATCCATTTTGATCCATCAATCCTGTCGCTGACCGATGTTCGCGATATTACGCGTCGAGCAGGTGCGAGGCTGGAAGCTCGATACGGACACGCGGTGCGTCGGATAGGGGCTATGCACGCTAGCAAAGCGTCTGCCATCGAATCTCGACTTGGTCGCCTTGATGGAGTGCTCGAAGTGGTTGTGTCGCCGGGCGGCACGTTACGTGTTGAGTACGATCGCCAACTCATTAGCGTAGACAAGATTGAGGATGCTGTCGGGGAGTGGTCGAAGCAGCCCGGGGAAAAGTCCGATGACCATACCGGCCATAGTCACGAAGATGAGGGCCACGAGAAGGATCACGATCATGCCGGGCACGGACATGCCCACGGTGGGATTTTCGGGCCTCGCAGCGAACTCATTTTCGCGGTGCTTTGCGGCGTCTTTCTGCTGGCTGGCTGGCTGCTGGAGATGGTCACGGGAGCCACCGATTGGCTGCCGCTGGTCTGTTATGGCGCCGCTTATCTGTTCGGTGGTTACTACACCGTCGCAGAAGCGATTGAGAAGATCCGGGCGGGGAAGTTCGAGATCGATTTCCTGATGATCGTGGCTGCTGCCGGTGCGGCTACGCTTGGAGCATGGGCTGAGGGCGCTTTGCTTCTATTCTTGTTCAGCATCGGTCACGCCCTGGAAGGCTTCGCGATGGGCCGTGCCAAACGCGCGATCAAAGCGCTCTCGGAACTCGCCCCCCGTACAGCTCGCGTGCGTCGTGACGGACAGAAATTGGAAGTTGCTGTCGAGGAACTGCGTGTCGGCGACATCGCCATCGTCAAGCCCGACGAGCGGCTGCCGGCCGATGGGTTTGTTGTCCGTGGCGAAACCAGCATCGACCAAGCCCCGATCACCGGTGAAAGCGCGCCCGTTGACAAGCTACCGGTCGCCGATCGGGAGTCTGCTGCCGCCGACCCGGAAGGCGTCGCATCCGACCACCGGGTCTTCGCGGGCACCATAAATCAGGCGGGGGCGATCGAGGTCCAAGTAACCAAGACGTCCGCCGAGAACACGCTCGCTCGTGTCGTCACGATGGTCAACGAAGCGGAGACACGCACTTCGCCAACGCAGAAGTTCACGAAGCGGTTTGAGCGTTACTTTGTGCCCGCGGTGATCACCACCGTCGTGCTGCTCCTCTTCGCACCACTCGTTCTCGATGAAGCCTTCAGCGACTCCTTTTATCGTGCGATGGCGGTCTTGGTCGCAGCTAGCCCTTGCGCCTTGGCGATCGCGACACCGAGTGCGGTACTGAGCGGTGTGGCCCGCGCGGCGCGTGGTGGTGTGCTCGTAAAGGGGGGCGGCCCTTTGGAAAGTCTCGGCCGCTTGGACGCGATCGCCTTCGACAAGACAGGCACCCTGACCGAAGGCAAGCCTCGCATGACGGATGTGCGACCCGCGGACGGTGTAAGTAAAGAGGAGCTTCTGCGTATCGCCATCGCCGTAGAAGACCTCAGCAAGCATCCGCTCGCCAAAGCCGTCGTTCGTGACGGAAAAGCAAAGTTGGGAACCGAGAGAGATGGCCTATCAAAGGCGGCGAATCTCAAGAGTATCACCGGCCGTGGGGTTCAGGCAGAAGTAGATGGACGACCTGTCTTCATTGGCAAAGACGAGTTGTTCTCGGAGGTTGACGGCCCGTCGCTTCCCTATCCGATCCGCTCGACCGTCGAGTCATTGGAGAGCGAGGGACGCACAACAATGATCGTGCGGTATGCCGACCGCTACCTCGGCGTAATTGGGCTCATGGATACTCCACGGAAAGCGGCCAAGCGAACGATCTCGCGGCTCCGAAAACTTGGCATCAAGCGAATGATCATGATTTCCGGAGACAACCAGCAGGTGGCCGATGCGGTCGCCAAAGCGGTTGGCATTGATGAAGCGCGAGGCGACCTGATGCCCGAGGACAAGGTCGATGAGATTAAGAAACTCAATAGCGACGCCGGGGTGGCCATGGTCGGCGATGGCGTCAACGACGCACCGGCGATGGCGTCCGCATCGGTCGGTATCGCAATGGGAGCAGCCGGTAGCGACGTCGCCCTTGAAACGGCCGATGTCGCATTGATGGCGGACAATCTCGACCATCTGCCATTGGCAATCGGACTGAGCCGTGCCACTCGCCGCATCATCCGCCAGAATCTCTGGATGAGCCTCGGAATGGTCGCCTTTCTTGTGCCGGCAACGATCTTCGGTCTCAACATCGGCCCGGCGGTAGCGCTCCACGAAGGCTCGACGCTTGTTGTTGTGTTCAACGCACTCCGCCTGCTCGCCTACGCATCACCATCTACCGACGGGAGCTAA
- a CDS encoding TolC family protein: MTAQELVAPPRAPIPPEAAKAFTNPPAIPTVPGPELRIDTPRDGEFAPSSYTLNELLRLTGQNNPTLRQAQLHISAELGKAQQAGLYPNPVFSYEAEQIGVDVEGNKDSPGEFQGGVLEQRFVTAGKLRLSREKYLRRAHVSEHLATVQQFRVCNDVRLHFYRALAAGETLAIRRELLKSSEDAAVTAQEAYNMGQVRRPEVRRANVTLQRARLSVMRAENAQRESFRRLTALVGVALKEGAVEGSLTPEREATSFESELGRLLAESPEVAAARAKLAVDRATVERERVEWVPDLVARGGAGYNFEAGETVAVAGLSLELPIYDRNQGTIRQARADYARQQQELRRIELRLRNRLAMTYEQYLSSLQHAYEYERVILPESKAAYAELLESYKRDRVDWPEVLMAQHDYFDAKLVQVDNLLEARTHEVLIAGYLLHDGLMAAEGSTPAGHIDATPRPR, translated from the coding sequence ATGACGGCGCAAGAGCTGGTTGCTCCCCCGCGGGCGCCAATCCCGCCAGAAGCGGCGAAGGCGTTCACCAATCCGCCAGCGATCCCGACCGTGCCCGGCCCCGAGTTGCGGATCGATACGCCCCGCGATGGAGAGTTCGCCCCGTCAAGTTACACGCTCAACGAGCTGCTGAGGCTTACCGGACAGAACAACCCAACGCTCCGGCAGGCGCAGCTCCATATTTCGGCCGAGCTGGGCAAAGCACAGCAAGCCGGCCTCTATCCGAACCCCGTCTTCTCTTACGAAGCCGAGCAGATCGGCGTTGATGTGGAAGGGAACAAGGACTCGCCTGGCGAGTTTCAAGGCGGTGTCTTAGAGCAGCGTTTCGTGACCGCGGGCAAGCTCCGGCTGAGTCGCGAGAAGTACCTACGTCGGGCCCATGTGTCCGAACACCTAGCAACGGTTCAGCAGTTCCGCGTCTGCAACGACGTGCGGCTCCACTTCTACCGGGCCCTGGCAGCCGGCGAGACGCTGGCGATCCGACGCGAATTGCTCAAGAGCAGCGAGGACGCCGCGGTCACCGCTCAAGAAGCGTACAACATGGGACAGGTGCGCCGACCCGAGGTACGGAGGGCGAACGTCACGCTACAGCGTGCTCGGCTGAGTGTGATGCGAGCGGAGAACGCTCAGCGGGAAAGCTTCCGTCGACTCACGGCCTTAGTCGGCGTGGCGCTCAAAGAAGGCGCTGTCGAAGGGAGTCTGACGCCCGAACGCGAGGCAACCTCTTTTGAAAGCGAACTGGGGCGTCTGCTTGCTGAAAGCCCCGAGGTCGCGGCAGCCAGGGCGAAGCTCGCCGTCGATCGGGCGACGGTTGAGCGAGAGCGTGTCGAATGGGTCCCCGATCTCGTGGCGCGTGGCGGCGCGGGATACAACTTCGAGGCGGGCGAGACGGTCGCCGTCGCCGGGCTGTCACTAGAGCTTCCCATCTACGACCGCAACCAGGGTACGATACGTCAAGCTAGAGCCGACTACGCCCGACAGCAGCAAGAACTCCGACGGATCGAACTCAGGCTGCGGAACCGGCTGGCGATGACCTACGAGCAGTATCTCTCATCGCTGCAGCACGCCTACGAGTACGAGCGGGTGATCCTGCCCGAGTCGAAGGCGGCGTACGCCGAGCTGCTCGAAAGCTACAAACGCGATCGGGTCGATTGGCCCGAGGTGCTGATGGCGCAGCACGACTACTTCGACGCCAAGCTTGTGCAGGTCGACAACCTGCTGGAAGCCCGCACGCACGAAGTCTTGATAGCGGGCTACTTGCTCCACGACGGCCTGATGGCCGCTGAGGGGAGTACTCCGGCCGGCCACATCGACGCGACGCCGCGGCCGCGATAA
- a CDS encoding MauE/DoxX family redox-associated membrane protein: MDLDDPGKPLTVDLSEASAESRVVDLMAGAGYQATPVDRASTEPIEPPSEADSAFKLSNYKPLLLVIAYVLGATAAAESIHGGFVWPRAMSYFMGFFFLGFAFFKLLDIPAFADSFSSYDIIAKRSRGYALAYPWIELGLGVLFVSGVLPLVANGVTAVIMAVGLVGVVQAVFRKQAIQCACLGTVFNLPMSTVTIVENSVMLAMAITMLARAVGA, encoded by the coding sequence GTGGACCTTGACGATCCGGGGAAGCCCCTTACCGTCGATTTGTCAGAAGCGTCTGCCGAGAGTCGCGTTGTTGATCTGATGGCAGGCGCGGGCTATCAGGCGACACCGGTCGATCGAGCATCGACGGAGCCTATCGAACCGCCAAGTGAGGCTGACTCGGCGTTCAAGCTATCCAACTACAAACCGCTCTTGCTGGTAATCGCCTACGTACTGGGCGCTACAGCCGCCGCGGAATCGATCCACGGCGGTTTCGTTTGGCCGCGGGCGATGAGCTACTTCATGGGCTTCTTCTTTCTCGGATTCGCATTCTTCAAGCTGCTCGACATCCCCGCCTTTGCGGACTCGTTCTCTAGCTACGACATCATCGCTAAACGCTCACGCGGCTACGCGTTGGCGTACCCGTGGATTGAGCTTGGGCTCGGAGTCCTGTTCGTGAGTGGCGTGCTGCCGCTGGTCGCCAACGGGGTGACCGCGGTGATCATGGCCGTTGGGCTGGTCGGTGTCGTGCAGGCCGTCTTCCGCAAGCAAGCCATCCAATGCGCCTGCCTAGGCACCGTCTTCAACCTGCCGATGTCGACCGTCACGATCGTCGAGAACAGCGTCATGCTAGCGATGGCGATCACGATGCTGGCAAGGGCGGTTGGAGCCTGA
- a CDS encoding efflux RND transporter periplasmic adaptor subunit, which produces MSNSLSHVRLARAPLVAGALLAIGAMAYVTKDHWLPYIGLFVPKPDQVTDAPANDPHAGHDHGHDGHTESASIELSDQGLKNSGFVPLVIRPTEYARSLSLPAIVVERPGRSQKHITAPLTGLVTDILAVTGEAVGPNEALFEMRLTHEELVTAQTDYLQTLANLEVVYRELTRLQGLGEGVIAGKRIIEQQYEQQKLESGLMAEEQALLLHGLTQSQIDSIRQTKELFRKVTVYSPEHRHEDEACEGPHLYTVQRLGIAEGEQIEVGRELAVLADHCALHVEATAFEDDARAIRSAAEAGRGVTARLLRADSEEGVVPGLEILYVADQIDPESRALKVFFRLPNQVAYEKSLPGGKRFLEWRYKPGQRLQINIPVETWEDQLVVSTTAVVDEGGESYVYRQNGGHFDQVPVHVVHRDQNVIVIANDGALFTGDVIAGQGAFQMHLALKNKAGGGVDPHAGHNH; this is translated from the coding sequence ATGTCCAATAGCCTTAGTCACGTGCGGCTTGCCCGTGCCCCTCTGGTTGCCGGCGCCTTGCTTGCGATTGGCGCAATGGCATACGTCACAAAGGACCATTGGTTGCCCTACATTGGATTGTTTGTCCCGAAGCCAGACCAAGTCACGGATGCCCCGGCCAACGATCCACACGCAGGGCACGATCATGGCCACGACGGGCATACGGAGTCGGCGTCGATCGAGCTAAGCGACCAGGGGCTAAAAAACAGTGGCTTTGTTCCGTTGGTGATCCGGCCGACCGAGTACGCTCGCTCGCTATCGCTCCCCGCGATCGTGGTCGAGCGTCCGGGACGGTCGCAGAAACACATCACCGCCCCGCTCACAGGGCTGGTTACCGACATCCTCGCGGTCACGGGCGAGGCCGTCGGTCCGAATGAAGCCTTGTTTGAGATGCGGCTGACGCACGAAGAACTGGTCACGGCTCAGACCGACTACCTGCAAACCCTAGCCAACCTGGAGGTGGTCTATCGGGAATTGACCCGCCTTCAAGGGCTTGGTGAGGGGGTCATAGCGGGCAAGCGAATCATAGAGCAGCAGTATGAGCAACAGAAGCTCGAATCGGGCCTGATGGCCGAGGAACAGGCGCTGCTGCTCCACGGCTTGACGCAATCACAAATCGACAGCATCCGGCAAACGAAGGAGTTGTTTCGCAAGGTAACGGTCTATTCGCCCGAACATCGCCACGAAGATGAGGCCTGCGAGGGGCCTCATCTGTACACGGTCCAGCGACTCGGGATTGCAGAAGGCGAGCAGATTGAGGTTGGCCGAGAACTAGCCGTGCTTGCCGATCATTGTGCATTGCACGTCGAAGCGACCGCATTTGAGGACGACGCGAGGGCGATTCGCTCCGCCGCCGAGGCGGGGCGTGGCGTCACCGCACGACTGCTGCGAGCCGATTCGGAGGAAGGCGTCGTCCCAGGCCTCGAAATCCTCTACGTAGCAGATCAGATCGATCCAGAGTCTCGGGCTTTGAAGGTGTTTTTCCGTCTACCCAATCAAGTGGCTTACGAGAAATCGCTCCCTGGTGGGAAGCGGTTCCTCGAATGGCGGTACAAGCCGGGACAACGCTTGCAAATCAACATCCCCGTTGAGACGTGGGAAGACCAATTGGTCGTCTCAACGACCGCCGTCGTTGACGAGGGAGGCGAATCCTACGTCTACAGGCAGAATGGCGGTCACTTCGATCAGGTCCCTGTGCATGTGGTTCATCGTGACCAGAACGTGATCGTGATCGCCAACGATGGCGCGCTTTTCACAGGTGACGTGATTGCCGGGCAAGGCGCCTTTCAGATGCATCTTGCTCTGAAGAACAAAGCTGGCGGTGGTGTCGATCCTCACGCTGGTCACAACCACTAG